The Musa acuminata AAA Group cultivar baxijiao chromosome BXJ2-5, Cavendish_Baxijiao_AAA, whole genome shotgun sequence genomic interval ATAGAAACATAAATTTGAGTGTCATCTAATCCAGTAATAATTTTTAGCACAAGATTTGGACATATATtttgttaaatgaaaaaattattatgcttgaaatattagttttgttaaaaattaaataaatattttatttattacgttgaaaaattcatattttatatattatgtcATTCATAATGGTTAAATATTAATTTCATGTCATGTATTAAGTTATGATTTAATGTTTAGagcaaggtctgcaataccgaagcgtaccgcccgtaccgggcgatacgtaccgattCGATAGGTTACCAGTACATAgaccgtccggtaccgctactgtataatactgtagcactgtagcagtataaaaaatatatataattgttcggtacaccagggtgtaccactcggtacgccctgatgtactgcCCGGTAAActagtaccgtaccgtaccgagcctgagtcgaaacgccggtacggtacgatacggcgaaccttggtttagAGACTTAATGTTATTCCCATATTAAATTTTAACCATACATTCATTCGACGAATCTTGTGTTTGAATATTAACTTTATTTTATTCGATATGTGATATGATGAATGTTTATATTGCTTGTGTTATTAAATAGTTAAATGATTAATTATTTAGTCTATTTTCATCTGCAAAAAATCATGAATTATAAGTGTCGGTGTGCTCCATAAAGATGCATATATAATTATACATTATTGACAATAGATAGaacattatatatttattatataaataattttaagttagGTTCTCTAACTATAGACTAATATCTCATTATGGATTCCAAGGGTTGTAAACCTTCAGATTAAGGGATGACATTTAAGTCTACCAAGGCGAAGGCTCGGAGGTAATGAGATATTATAAGTTGAATCAGGTAGTAATTTTAGTAAAAGAATTAAAATGAATAGTTTTACTAAAATAGATTAACTTTTATATATATTATGTCAACAAGGGTGATATGCTATCATACTCTAAGAAATGTACTAAAGGGTGCTAAAACTGTAACCCAACACTTGAGATAACGTTTAAGCCTATCAAAAATGTTGTCCACATGACAGGGCTACTGGGCTAGTAACCTCGGGTTTAATACAGTTCCATAATTGCATTTATTTCTTATATGAATAAGAGAGTATATGTATATAGTGTAACATgatatgagaagaagaagaaggaaaaaaaaagatagatgtGTGACGTGTAACATGGAGTTGAtccttattacatgatgcataataaacataatgtgTTCCTTACTAAAATGGTATTAATCCATGACATGCAACATTGTACGACATGTAATatgtaattaaaataatatatgaatAAGTATCAATTGTGTATGATTGATATGATAATTTCTATCAAATCAACATATTATCAATATGTGACAGTTATAAACCATTTGTTGTGATATGTAAAACATACTCTGGTTAATGTGTTAATTTTATTCATTGACACTTTTATGCATAACATAGATCCTTGTGTTGATAATGATTCAACATATTATGGCATGCTTTATTTAATTTCTTATCCTATTCTCTACTGGCATTCATACtcacacaaaaatacaaatttgtttgatcttcttgagatTCAAATTAGGTCAGATCGGGGCATGACAGATCATGCATGAACTAAATTCCTTTTTCACATAGTTGTAtaacatttttcttaaaattaataCATCTGTTATAACAATAATTAATTACCAAATCCACCTTCACCTCGAATAGTCCTTCTCCTTCAGCTCTTGCTCTAATATCATGCTATCTTCAAACAAATATATTTTGGCTAAAAAACTTTTTAGCCCAAATGCCCAATAGAGAATAAGATAAAGATCAAATGAAGCATTAATAATATGTTGAATCATTATCAACAAATGTAAGGGTCTATGTCATACGTGAGTAGAGCATCAacgaataaaattaattataatatatgattTATAACTATCACGTATCGATCATATATTGATgtgataaaaaattatcatatcaatCGTGCATGATGTCCACTTATCCATGCATTATTTCAATTGCATATTACATagcatatcatgtcacatgtcATGAGTTAATATTGCTTTAATAAATACCACATCACGTTTAATACATATGAGGGTCAACTTCATATTACATATCataaatttctcttttttttctcctttcatCTTTTCTCATATCAcatgttataatatatatatatatatatatatatatatatatatatatatatatatatatatatatataaatacactcTCTTGTTCATTCTTTTGTTCATACAAAAATAAGAACAATTATGAAACTTGGGTACGCACTAAACACGAGATAACTAGCCCCATCTAGTGGACAACACCGTTGAACTTTAATATTATCTAACGTGATGGGTCACGAGTTTGTTACCTAAGGGGATATTTATCACATGATGATAACACATCATTCACATAATATTTATGAAAATCAATTTATTTTagcaaaattaatctttttaatTCTCTTACTTATACTATCTCATTGTCTCCTCCTTGGTGGATTTAAATATCATTCTTTTGTCGATTTGAAGGTCTGCCACCCTTGGAATCTGCAACGATGTATATGTCCATAGTAAGAACTAGAACTACTAAGAACCTAACttgaaattatatatttatttataataaatatataatatactatGGCTATGCACAATTATATAGGTATCTTtatggaacacaccaatttacgattcaagatttttgacatatgaatacaaggattttaatttcgaggtacgggtggtacataccggtccgccaATAGACCAATacgtggaccgcccgctaccgggtggtatcAGCCTAGCTAcggcgagggaagaagaagcatcgagggagaagagggagaaggcactCGAAGAAGTGAGAGAACCTCAACACTTTCCGATTTGACgacgccctccctcgacgatcccgatccaacAAGTAACGAAGAGACAACGACTCGGCTTCTTCTTCGCCACGTTCTTCATCGAAGACCGGAAACGCCTACGGCCTTCGCTGCATTCTTCGCTGAAAGCCAAAGACGTCTGCGGCCTTCGACGTCTTCACGGAACAccgtagatgaggagaagaccgcgttcttctcctcgtcgcgtCGCGTCGAAGGCCAAAGATGTTTGCGGCCTTCAATGTCTTCGCTGAATGCCGCATATAAGAAGACTGCATTCTACTCCTCGTTTGACGTGATGAGGGGAAGAAAGGAGGCAACGTTGCCGAGGTAGTGTActcctccttttcttttttatattatattatattataatatatatatacacataccgaGCATTACACCGTcgcgtaccgctcgatacacccgtaccatatcataccgagcaaagctcgaaacaTCGATACGATACGAAACCTTGCATGAATATGAATTAAATAATTAATCATTTAAGTATTTTAAAACACAAGTAATATAAACATTCATCATATCATATAtcgaataaaataaaattaatattttaaacacAAGATTCATCAAATGTATACATAGTCACAAGATTCATTGAATGCATGCATTGTAAAATTTTAATACAAGGATAACATTAAGTCTCCAAACATTAACTCAACTTTGTATATTCATATATGACATGAAATTAATATTTAACCACAATGGATGACGTAATACATCATGAATATTGAttatttttacataataaaaataatatttcaagcATAACGATTcttcatataataaaatatatgctTAAACCTTATGTTTAAAATGATTAAAGGGTTAGATGTCACTCAAATTAGTCAAGTTAATTATTAACCAAGaatttattcatattattttaactAAGTACTCTATTTTTCATTTCGTTTAATTATATGTACCtaaatgaaatattatttattacacatctattaAGCACTCGATTTAATTTAGCAAATTCAGGTTAAACATCCTTGAGGCTTATCATTACTAAATGTAAATTAAAGGGACAATTTAACTCTACATAAGGGGTGAGATTTATTCATATCATATGTTGAAAAGATTTAAGAATCATATTTACCTAACTACATTCCTCATGaattatttattatatcatcaatattttACTTATACTCATGCAAGAGTTAAGCTTTACACCTATATTGTAATTCATGGTGCATTTTTTTGGTCAATTTATATAATCTGTGTCTCGACTTGACTTGATGGAATAATTGATTTATTAACTTCAGCTTAACCATTTTGAGTTGTTAACTTTAGCTTAAGCTTAAGTTAAAAGTAATACACCCATCAAATCCTTAGTTATTCTAAGTTTTTTGCTTGCCTTAGATGTGGGACTAAACCAGCATGTTAGAATATGTTTTTATTTCCATAAGTTTTGCATGTCATAATTTAATCAACATGTATTCTGATATAAATTTAACAGGAGGGCTAGAAAGATAAAATGagatttgaggatcaaacctataTATTTaagttatccatatataagatacTCCAAGAGAACTGTTATGTGTTAATCAATGCAAATTTGCAATGATTTAATTCCAAGGAAGAAAATATCCTCTTATTCGCGGTcttcatttttttatataattattcaaTTTGTATtccttattgttattatttttaacaTATCACTTATCATTATTACTATTTCCTACTTGTATGTAGGATTTTGTTTCCTTATTTATAAATATTGCTCTTATAAGATctttatctatattttttttctttacttttttctttttccctttttctctttttttccttttctttatttatttatatttagttattatttatgttctacttctttctttttcctttattGTCTTTAACCTTcatctttttgttttttctcttttttcactatttattattaattataattttctttcgTGAACCTTATTGTtgcttaatttttttcttttcttttggaacAATAAATGtatgaaaaatattaaatataaaacctTAATACCTTTTCCTCCAAATAACCTCATCcatcatgattttattataacaAAGGAACAACATATCAAAGTGACACATGTTAAATTATATATGACATCATAAAAATAATTGTGATATAACAACAAGTTCTTGATCCTTTACTAAAGGAAGCTCCATACACTTCATTCTAACTAATTTTAATTTGTATTATTGAAATCACTTGAAAGAAATATGAGAAGCTTTATTACAAATTGTATTCTTAAAATAGCTTTAAAAAAAAGTAAAGAATCCATTGGTCATTAAATTTGAATTCAAAATAGAAAAGATATAATTTGATTTACATCAGTCCCTAAAAATTTCACACAGATCCCTGGAACCTTACAGATCAGTACCTAGATATTACAATCAAATCCCTAGTCTTTGTGAATCAGTTGCATACTAAAAATTAGTTCTCATGACAATATAAATCATCCTTAACATAATTTGGATCCATTTCTAACATTTAATCATTCTTTCTTATTAAATTGACCTTTAATTTATTCAAAGTCTTTTATATAATGCTTTTGTATATGATCCTCGAAATCGTTTAATTACTCATATAATGGTTGGTTCGCCTTTAATATCACATTAtataattgtttatttttttagatcttttattttgtttttcttttctcccTTATTTCCTTCTTCCTTAGTATCCCTGTGACTTACCTCTTTATTTTCTCCACATTATTTatcttatattaaataataatttgtTATAGTCAACCACTAGTTAATGAGCAATGGCTTATCACTCTCTtctcattcttcttttttataataaacTTCTCAGGATCTAATCTCAATGATAAAAATATAGTTTCTTAATCAAGAGAGAGCTAATAAATCACAAATTTTCTTTATGAATTTATATCAACCTAACATATCATATTCATATCAATCTTAAAGGTCAccataaaataaaacataaatcatgataTGAGAACAAACATCAATGAAACATAAAAAGGATATTAGGAAAAAAAGGAGGATGTAGGAAAGTCAAGAATTTAGCTCCCTACCTTTGTTTCTGGTAGGTGATGCCCTAGCATCTTCTCTCCTCATTTCTCGGTGCATTCTCTACCATGAGAGAAAGGGATGGTGGCTTAACCCTAGCCCTAGGTTTGACTTATTATGTCAAATTACAAGATTGCCAGGGTATTACACTAATGATAGGACTAGTATAGCCATAAGAAGCTTAATGTTCTTTCTTAATGAAATCAGATGGTAATTTTTGTAAAAGGAAATCATATCTATCAAAGATaacgaaaataaaattttcacatCACCTATCAGCTGTGGCAAAGATTACAGAAGATGGTTTCTTTAGCAAATTTGATGCTGCGGAATCCTTGGTTTGGAAAAATGGTGCAGTGCCATGAGAAGAAAGTATCACACCAGTATCTACAGACACTAGAGATTTGCAGAGCTCTGCACATTTCTTGATAGTATCTTCTGGAGCAAACAGCAAAATCACAGAATCACCAGATACAAGAAGCCTAACAAAGACAATCTTATATGAGTTACCAGGAGAACATGAACAATGACATCAGGAATGATTAAATAGTTGCTACCTGGCAGAAAGAGGCAAGCCCTCCCTTGCAAATATTACAGGAGCAGCCAAAGCAGCTAAAGCATTTTTCACAGCAGTAGCATCAGCAAAAGCTTTACCACATATGATAAGTGATGAACGCTCTACATCAGCAGCTGCAAATCCATTAGATGCTTGTGAACCAATCCTTAGAAAATCCATAGCACTTGAACTGTAAGAACAGTAAAAAAGCAAACGGAACGTAAGTTGCATGCACAAGATGTTGATCACAGATAGCCCAAATCAGATAATATAGTTACATCCCTCTTGTAGATGCTGACTGTGCTAATGAAACAAAAGAATAATCTCAGAAGTCATTTTCTGCAGCAAGAAAATACAGCTAAAATGAATGCTGTCTCTGGTCCACATCAAAATCCAACACCCACGATGTCAAACTTTTAGCAATTCCACCTAACATGTtatgcttttcttctttttttttattcttcatgATTTAGACAAGCAATAGTTATATGTGTGCATCATTCATATCGTTAAGACGACAAGAAACCATTCTCACAAACAAGTTAAGACCACCAGTGCATTTGCTATCCTCCACGCATAAGAAGGCAAGGTGAGAAGAAATTATTGACAAGCATTTTCTTGTAGTCATTGTTGGTTTGTGTAGAGTGAAGAGTGAAGGAATTAATAAAATTACATGTATTTGATAAAATCCACACCTCCCCTTAGAAATGATTTTCAGGTATAATGCTTTTAAGCAAgattctcaatttcgatgtgtaacACCCAGTCCGGACAGTACATACCAGTCCGAGAGTATACCGGTATGCGGAGCGCCCTTTACCGGGCGGTACCAATGTTTTGACCCATATCAGGCGATACAGGGTTTGTACCGACTAGTAACAGTCGAAATCCAATTGTTACTGAGGTGTAACGATTGATACACCCCAGTTTCGACTATTATCGAGGTGTACCGATCGGTACGCCTCGAATTTCAACCGTTACCGAGGCATACCAATCAGTACATCTCAGTATTTTTGGACCATTACCTCTAGGTATTTTTGGAGGTTTTTTCAACTTATTTTTGGGCGTACCACCATTACACCTCGGTATGTACCATATCGAGCAGGGCTCGGTACACCGATACGGACCGAAATTGAGAATCTTACTTTCAAGTGTGGCACATACTATTTAGATACTTGACCATAAATACTTACGGTGAGATCTTTCAACATAGAAATATACTCAGACTTCCTAAGTTATATTTATTGGTCAGGAAGGCTATACTTCAACACATCACATCATCCAAAGTCTTACTTGCAAGATATTTTTCTGGTTTTTTTTACACGTGTCCACTCGTACAATGACATAGCTGGCTCAATTaagaaccatgatcttgatagttGATACAACGATTTAATGGCATATTGTCAACTATCCATAGACAAACTGGAAAGCAGAATCAATCATAAGGTAAAACACAGAACTGCTGCTACCTGATTGAGCTAGCAATATAGACTGTCAACGGGCAAGAGTCATGTGAAATTGCACGACTGGGTGTTTCCCATAAAATATTAGATAGTGACAGCATGGCAGAGGGATTATCACTGATGACACGGACCTTTACGTCACATTTTGGAGATGAACCAATTACTCCATCTTGGACAAAGACATCCGAGACTGATGAAATGTGAGATGTAacctagaaaaagaaaaagacgcATGCATAAGCAACAAATAGTTCACATAAACACATTACAAATGGATACAGATCCATAATTAATTTAGTTCACATAAGCGCATTACAAATGCCAACGAGTCACAGTTTCATATATTTGCAACTAAAGCTGCATAAAATCTTTCAGTACTCGAGTGAGTCATTGCTAATAACCTGTATCAGAATCCAAAAATAAGAAAGGCCCACTTCACTATTAGTGTAATTGAGTGCAAATATTTGAACTGAAATGCTACGTATATATGAAACATTTTTGACAGTTTTCTTAGAAAATATAACAttacttttttaggatttgagaaaTCATTAATGGAAATAGAAAACAAGATATGCTATCAAGTGTGACTCAATAACATACATAATACTTATCATAGTAGATTCTAAATATTGGATTAAACAAACAGAAAACAATACAATAAATGTCTATATAAGACAATCACATAGTAAATCCAAGATAAACTCTGTTTCCCCTTCTATGATTTACTTTGAAACCTAGTTTGAGCATATTCTCTGAATCTTACAAAACAAAGTCATCACAGTAGCATTCTGATTAGCTTTTAGATTCTCAAGACTGAATCTCTGGCCAAGTTATGTTTTCAAAATATACTCTTCAGTCAAGTTCTTAGCAATGGATTTGGTGACCATACAACAGCAATTGTTTGCTGTTAGAAGTTTAATGAGAAAAGTACAGATTTGGATAATTATATGGTCGTATAAGTAGGAAAGAACTAGAAACGCCTTGCTATTAGATAACTTTTCCAGTTTTCCCTAACAAAGAAAACTTtacattagaaaattttgaaaaactttggcgttctgcactctcatgtcaCTGAATTACAACAGGATTCTTAAAGcaatatatttttacaaaatgcTTTAAATCATAATTACATTTTTAAAAACGAATTTGCTTTTCAGACAACTAAACATGGAAGCTCATTTCTTGTTACAAAACTTTGCAAAGGTCAACAACAGGTACTGATGAGAAAAGGACTAACAAATTATGCTTTTTGACATGTGATATCCTCGTACACCTACATCCCATATTGaaaatatataatacaaataCCAATTCAAAAGGCCTAACAGAAACCTACAAGAATCTAGATATTACATGAATAACCAGTTAAACTACATCAAACTGCCACCAGAACCAACTTATGAGTCTAACAGAGGACACAACATAAACTGACTAAGACTACTTGTTTCAACCACGATAACATATCACAATCCTTGTAATACGAATACAAATCAATCATATCCTTATGCAATTTATTGCAACAACGTTATTGAGTATGGCGAAAGCAAAATCACAGAATGGTTCTATGTGAATGTAGAAAACAGCCATTAAGGCAAACAGACATCTAAACCTTACTTCACCTGTTTCAAAATTTTGCCAAATTGAGCGTTCGAAAATTCTGGACCTCCACCAGAAGTACATCCTCTCACATAAAGTGGAACAGTAGCCAAATGTTCTGCAAAATGCAGATGGCAAGCTGTGTGATTTTggataagaaaaatatcatagaaGCTCAAAGGAGAGAAAAGACACTAGAACTAAAAGACAACATGAGTTTTGTATTACCGACTGTGATTGCACCTTTCTTTTGAAGTTCAGACTTCTGCAAGTTATGAAAAGACTTATCCTTTATAATTACACCTCTTGCAGCAAGAGCCCAGTTTAATCCATAAGAAACTCCTAGGCCTTCTCTACAACATGTATAACTGGTTAATGACGTTTAATCATTACATAAAAAATGATAACTACAAAAAGGATAAAATGACTTAAAACAACTATGCTGTCAATGACAACATATAAGCTAATTCTAATTAAAAACCTTATATAAAACCGAAAGCAGCTTCCAAAGTACCTTAGGCTTGGCTTCATTCAGTTTTTATATCCTTGTCACAGGATATCTAATCTTTGTTTCATGAATCATGAACAAATTGTGTCTACAACTTCCAAAAAGATCTAGTTGGAATATACGACTGAAACAGCTGGGTTTTGATTGTGCTTAGAACCATCTTCTCTAAAGAAGCCACTCTCTCGGGATAATACACTAATTTAAATGTTTAATTTCCATGACAGCCATCCGATTTATCACTTTTTAATGTATGTTCTACCCTTGTGTAGGAGGTACTGTGGAGCATCAGCTTGTAAAGCTCGTAATGTGCATACCAGCAGACATCTCTGCAAGGCTTATGATATATGCAAATAGTTAAAAGTTCATCTTATCTTACAAGCAGCACAGAGATCGTCTTCCTAGGACATTCTACTTCGAGATAATAATGCATGCATAACAAATGAGGACAAGAGTGTTTAGGTTTGATCTTTTGTTGGTTCCTGCACAAGCAGCCAAAATGGTTAGGCTGCAAATATTGAAAGGTATGATAACCCTCTAGAAATCTTGTATGGTAACTCTTGAGACCTTGCCAAAGGTTGGCAATCTAAGATTTCATAGTTAAACTGCATATAGCAATCTCTCCTTTATCCTCAAATAAAACTTATGTTTTTGTAGATTCAATAAAGTCGGGTTTAATTTTGGAAAACAT includes:
- the LOC103983833 gene encoding uncharacterized protein LOC103983833 isoform X2, translated to MRSALLKRLSRAVLASSSPSISFTSSCYCRSYAVSTPLVEDEAQNQSLRGLGVSYGLNWALAARGVIIKDKSFHNLQKSELQKKEHLATVPLYVRGCTSGGGPEFSNAQFGKILKQVTSHISSVSDVFVQDGVIGSSPKCDVKVRVISDNPSAMLSLSNILWETPSRAISHDSCPLTVYIASSISSSAMDFLRIGSQASNGFAAADVERSSLIICGKAFADATAVKNALAALAAPVIFAREGLPLSARLLVSGDSVILLFAPEDTIKKCAELCKSLVSVDTGVILSSHGTAPFFQTKDSAASNLLKKPSSVIFATADSTGVFPLISKLSPGQAAYHFLAGYQEGKFVPAYIKGPSPIDLLELAKALFLQLIENEIPSFLINVSDSGEHITGKEYMELVESTFSGKLSDSKPNASGAKVANLKGKYKSFLSRKFHNLPEEFFF
- the LOC103983833 gene encoding uncharacterized protein LOC103983833 isoform X1, producing the protein MRSALLKRLSRAVLASSSPSISFTSSCYCRSYAVSTPLVEDEAQNQSLRGLGVSYGLNWALAARGVIIKDKSFHNLQKSELQKKGAITVEHLATVPLYVRGCTSGGGPEFSNAQFGKILKQVTSHISSVSDVFVQDGVIGSSPKCDVKVRVISDNPSAMLSLSNILWETPSRAISHDSCPLTVYIASSISSSAMDFLRIGSQASNGFAAADVERSSLIICGKAFADATAVKNALAALAAPVIFAREGLPLSARLLVSGDSVILLFAPEDTIKKCAELCKSLVSVDTGVILSSHGTAPFFQTKDSAASNLLKKPSSVIFATADSTGVFPLISKLSPGQAAYHFLAGYQEGKFVPAYIKGPSPIDLLELAKALFLQLIENEIPSFLINVSDSGEHITGKEYMELVESTFSGKLSDSKPNASGAKVANLKGKYKSFLSRKFHNLPEEFFF